GTGCAGTCTGTCCAATCGGGAAACTGGTAATAGGTCACGTGAGAGGGGCAGAGACTGGAAAGGTCACCTGTAGAAACACAAAAGTAGTGTTCATTCTATTTATTAGttaatttattaattgtaaagtaaaattaatttgaaatattAATTGATATTTATTGTCTTAGTAACCAGCAGTACACGTGGTTGCCAGACTTGGAGAGAAGCATCGAGAAGGTTGGTGTCGCAGCATCAGACGTTGATTGTAAAATAACTGTCGTGTGCAAACTGATTTGTGGCAAGACACAGCGAGCACCCACAGACCTGTCGcgcagtaaatatttttctcaggGGGTCGAATCTCTGCCAGGGCAAACTTAAAAAGTGCATCTTGATGTTTTGTCAGCTGCCGTGAAATTTCACTGTGAAATGCTTGCCAAGCCATCAATTTGAAgggtttctttttaatttaaaactcaGCAGCTGAGActtaatacttttattattttttctttacgatcagctttctttctttctctctctctcacacatgcacgcgcgagAAAGAACCTCCTAGCATCAAGAAGTCTGTCAGTGTCTCAATTtactttgttcttgttattcctcgaggagcatagggacGAGGGCAACAATGTATCAATAGAACAGATAAATTATATTTGCAGAGGCAAAGAAATGTCAGCAGATTATTGCTTTAAACTTGTTTAAAGTCCTTACATTTATTTAACTGGTTTATAGCTGAGCTGATTAGTAGCATGCTGTTTATAAGCAAATAAGTTACTATACATGAACAGTCTTATGAGTAAAAAAGGCTTTCTTCTCGCAGACTTTGACCCCTCACCCCCCTCATCACACCCGGGAAGAAAGGGGTGGACGACAGCAGCCGACAGACCTTGTATGAGGCAGCACACGATGGTGAACGagtcacatacagacagacagtgtCGGCCTCTGTCAGATGAGCTTGGCTTTCATCGCCTTGGCTTTCATCGAGCAGCTCACAGAGGAGTGAGACTGATGGATATCAGCTCAGCCACATGACAATAAACAGTCCACATAATTCCAGCACTACAAAAGCTCTTAAaagctgattggatgttgccacaTGCATCAAATTAACTAAGATACCCTCACGCTCGAGCGTACACCCGGGGAACGTGCATGTGTCACACACTCAGCAACAGCAGATGTGCGGGTGAGACTTACATCCAGTGCACGGCGAGATCTGGGTTTGTGGGGCGGGTGGCACCACACACCCGGCGTTGTCCGGCCAGTCACACAGGTGAAGGGTGGGGTTAAAGTTGAGTCCCGAGGGGCAGTGCATGGTGTACTGCTGCCCATAGACGCAACCCAAGAACTGGGTGCAGGAAGTCGGGTGCGGGTAGAAGCCCAGATCCTGGGTACCACAGCTGAAGGCGGCAGA
This window of the Pomacea canaliculata isolate SZHN2017 linkage group LG4, ASM307304v1, whole genome shotgun sequence genome carries:
- the LOC112561816 gene encoding peritrophin-1-like isoform X2 yields the protein MATGRLPFVLVLLGCLLRVTPSASAAFSCGTQDLGFYPHPTSCTQFLGCVYGQQYTMHCPSGLNFNPTLHLCDWPDNAGCVVPPAPQTQISPCTGCDLSSLCPSHVTYYQFPDWTDCTAYYICTRGVVSRVTCPSGLYYHFLQWSCAQQEDAPCFQA
- the LOC112561816 gene encoding peritrophin-1-like isoform X1 — protein: MSTRARAAHRSTARDVHGVRGCLLRVTPSASAAFSCGTQDLGFYPHPTSCTQFLGCVYGQQYTMHCPSGLNFNPTLHLCDWPDNAGCVVPPAPQTQISPCTGCDLSSLCPSHVTYYQFPDWTDCTAYYICTRGVVSRVTCPSGLYYHFLQWSCAQQEDAPCFQA